Proteins from a genomic interval of Paenibacillus sp. FSL H8-0048:
- a CDS encoding carbohydrate ABC transporter permease gives MKKFSISRTVMYTLTAVYSALCLLPMLLVLMISITDEDAILKNGYSLFPEKFSLYAYKLIFTSGSQVIQSYGISIFVTLAGTTLALLITSMAGYTLANKNVRYRNLLALYFFITMIFSAGIVPWYLMNRALGLTDNILALIIPSLLFSPFNLFLVRNFMNGIPDSLRESATIDGASDIVIAFKIYLPLCKPVLATIALFYGLDYWNNWWNAIMLIDTKDLYPLQFMLLQMQSEISMLNDMAMLAGTSDVTLPSESVKMATAIVTIGPIIFLYPYLQKYFVKGLVIGSVKG, from the coding sequence ATGAAAAAATTCTCAATCAGCAGAACGGTCATGTACACGCTTACTGCGGTCTATTCGGCACTGTGCCTGCTTCCGATGCTGCTCGTGCTGATGATCTCCATCACGGATGAGGATGCCATTCTTAAGAACGGCTACAGCCTGTTTCCGGAGAAATTCTCCCTGTATGCCTATAAGCTGATCTTCACTAGCGGCTCCCAGGTCATTCAGAGCTACGGCATTTCGATCTTTGTCACTCTCGCCGGTACCACGCTGGCCCTGCTGATTACTTCTATGGCAGGCTATACCCTGGCGAACAAAAATGTGAGGTACCGCAATCTGCTGGCCCTGTACTTTTTTATCACCATGATTTTCTCAGCCGGCATTGTGCCCTGGTATCTAATGAACCGCGCACTCGGATTAACCGATAATATTCTTGCTCTGATTATTCCGTCGCTCCTGTTCAGCCCGTTCAACCTCTTCCTGGTGCGCAATTTCATGAACGGCATTCCTGACTCGCTGCGGGAATCAGCCACCATAGACGGGGCCAGCGATATTGTCATTGCCTTCAAAATTTATCTTCCGTTATGTAAACCGGTACTGGCGACAATCGCCCTCTTCTATGGATTGGATTATTGGAATAACTGGTGGAATGCGATCATGCTGATTGATACGAAAGACCTGTACCCGCTGCAATTCATGCTGCTGCAGATGCAATCGGAGATCAGTATGCTGAACGATATGGCCATGCTGGCGGGAACAAGCGACGTTACACTTCCTTCGGAGTCGGTCAAGATGGCAACAGCTATCGTAACCATCGGGCCGATCATTTTCCTGTATCCTTACTTACAGAAGTACTTCGTGAAAGGGCTCGTGATCGGTTCGGTGAAAGGCTGA